A part of Synechococcus sp. KORDI-49 genomic DNA contains:
- a CDS encoding NAD(P)H-quinone oxidoreductase subunit 4 produces the protein MIEFAVAGVADPVNATVPWLSLSILFPIVGALLVPFIPDAGDGKQVRWYALGITLITFLITVAAYLYGYDPSISGLQLSERVNWLPDLGLTWAVGADGLSMPLILLTSFITSLACLAAWPVTFKPRLFYFLLLAMDGGQIAVFAVQDMLLFFLAWELELIPVYLLLAIWGGKKRQYAATKFILYTAGSSLFILLAALAMGFFGGGTPSFEYTALAAKEFGTGFQLLCYAGLLIAFGVKLPIVPLHTWLPDAHGEATAPVHMLLAGILLKMGGYALLRFNCELLPAAHAQFAPLLIVLGVVNIIYAALTSFAQRNLKRKIAYSSISHMGFVLIGIGSFSALGTSGAMLQMISHGLIGASLFFLVGATYDRTHTLQLDEMGGIGQKMRIMFALWTVCALASLALPGMSGFVSELMVFAGFATDEAYTLPFRVVICGLAAVGVILTPIYLLSMLREIFFGKEKQELTSHTNLVDAEPREVYIIGCLLVPIIGIGLYPRLMTDSYRTSIEALVSRDLGAMERISQPSAPLIRNQPLAVPAMAGGERLQAPALPAA, from the coding sequence GTGATCGAGTTTGCTGTCGCCGGGGTGGCTGACCCCGTGAATGCGACTGTCCCTTGGCTCAGCCTGTCGATTCTCTTCCCGATCGTTGGAGCCCTGCTGGTCCCGTTCATCCCTGATGCCGGAGATGGCAAGCAGGTGCGCTGGTACGCGCTGGGCATCACCCTGATCACCTTCCTGATCACGGTGGCTGCCTATCTCTACGGCTACGACCCGAGCATCAGCGGTCTGCAGCTCTCCGAACGGGTGAACTGGCTTCCGGATCTCGGACTCACCTGGGCGGTGGGCGCTGATGGCCTTTCCATGCCATTGATCCTGCTCACCAGCTTCATCACCTCGCTCGCCTGTCTGGCGGCCTGGCCGGTGACCTTCAAGCCGCGTCTGTTCTATTTCCTGCTCCTGGCCATGGATGGCGGCCAGATCGCTGTCTTCGCCGTCCAGGACATGCTGCTGTTCTTCCTGGCCTGGGAGCTGGAGCTGATTCCCGTCTATCTGCTTCTGGCCATCTGGGGCGGCAAGAAACGTCAGTACGCCGCCACCAAGTTCATCCTTTACACCGCAGGCAGCTCGCTGTTCATCCTGCTCGCGGCTCTTGCCATGGGCTTTTTCGGCGGCGGCACTCCCAGCTTCGAATACACAGCCCTGGCAGCCAAGGAGTTCGGCACCGGTTTCCAGTTGCTCTGTTACGCCGGTCTGCTGATCGCCTTCGGCGTCAAGCTGCCGATCGTCCCCCTGCACACCTGGCTGCCGGATGCCCATGGCGAAGCCACAGCTCCGGTGCACATGCTGCTGGCCGGCATCCTGCTGAAGATGGGCGGCTACGCCCTGCTGCGCTTCAACTGCGAGCTGCTGCCGGCCGCTCACGCCCAGTTCGCACCACTGCTGATCGTGCTCGGGGTGGTCAACATCATCTATGCGGCGCTGACCTCCTTCGCCCAGCGGAACCTGAAGCGAAAGATCGCGTACAGCTCCATCAGTCACATGGGGTTCGTGCTGATCGGCATCGGCAGTTTCAGTGCCCTCGGCACCAGCGGCGCGATGCTGCAGATGATCAGCCATGGCCTGATCGGTGCCAGCCTGTTCTTCCTGGTCGGCGCCACCTACGACCGCACCCATACGCTTCAGCTGGATGAGATGGGCGGCATCGGTCAGAAGATGCGCATCATGTTCGCCCTCTGGACCGTCTGCGCACTGGCCTCTCTGGCGCTACCCGGCATGAGCGGTTTCGTCAGCGAACTGATGGTCTTCGCGGGCTTCGCCACCGATGAGGCCTACACCCTGCCCTTCCGCGTGGTGATCTGCGGCCTGGCGGCCGTGGGCGTGATCCTGACGCCGATCTACCTGCTGTCGATGCTGCGGGAGATCTTCTTCGGCAAGGAGAAGCAGGAACTCACCTCGCACACCAACCTGGTGGATGCAGAGCCCCGCGAGGTGTACATCATCGGCTGCCTGCTGGTGCCGATCATCGGCATCGGCCTCTACCCACGGCTGATGACCGACAGCTACCGCACCTCGATCGAAGCGCTCGTGAGCCGGGATCTCGGTGCCATGGAACGGATCAGCCAGCCATCAGCTCCGCTGATCCGCAATCAGCCCCTGGCGGTCCCGGCCATGGCGGGTGGCGAGCGGCTGCAGGCCCCTGCCCTGCCTGCTGCGTGA
- a CDS encoding segregation/condensation protein A: MSQVGPTTGADAGARLAIRLLQDAAERGDLDPWDVDVIAVVDGFLDQLRQRIEVPGQVAAVIAGRGGSYERDLADSSEAFLAASVLVGLKAEMLEISMLPPPPEVEDHFEAEFEDQGWLDPSFNLPRRPERHLQRRPVAPPPLRRPVTLGELIEQLETIAEQLESDDLLQRRRQRQKRYSNREAIAQVASLAHREKLPETTAALGMALQKWESCLAWVDFDRLVEHWGDVAAADLDTDRVGVFWALLFLSSQGKVELEQTGWLHGPLRLRRIPEPGSMTQLPLSRLEVPATSPTRSVVAA, from the coding sequence TTGTCCCAGGTTGGACCGACCACTGGAGCCGATGCCGGTGCCCGTCTGGCGATCCGACTGCTGCAGGACGCTGCTGAGCGGGGGGATCTCGATCCCTGGGATGTTGATGTGATCGCCGTCGTGGACGGCTTTCTGGATCAACTGCGTCAACGCATCGAGGTGCCAGGACAGGTCGCCGCCGTGATCGCAGGGCGGGGCGGAAGTTACGAACGGGATCTGGCCGACAGCAGCGAAGCATTCCTGGCCGCTTCCGTGCTGGTGGGACTGAAAGCGGAAATGCTGGAAATCAGCATGCTGCCTCCACCACCCGAGGTGGAGGACCATTTCGAGGCGGAATTCGAGGACCAAGGCTGGCTGGATCCATCCTTCAATCTGCCGCGTCGGCCGGAGCGCCATCTGCAGCGCCGCCCCGTGGCACCGCCTCCGCTGCGCCGGCCCGTCACCCTCGGAGAGCTGATCGAACAGCTGGAGACGATCGCCGAGCAGCTGGAATCGGATGACCTGCTGCAACGCCGCCGTCAACGTCAGAAGCGCTACAGCAACCGTGAAGCCATCGCCCAGGTGGCAAGCCTGGCCCACCGCGAAAAGCTGCCGGAGACCACGGCTGCTCTCGGCATGGCCCTGCAGAAGTGGGAGAGTTGCCTGGCCTGGGTCGACTTCGATCGACTGGTGGAGCACTGGGGCGACGTGGCCGCTGCGGACCTCGACACGGATCGGGTCGGCGTGTTCTGGGCGCTGCTGTTTCTGTCCTCTCAGGGCAAGGTGGAACTGGAGCAGACGGGATGGCTGCACGGTCCGCTGCGGCTGCGGAGGATCCCGGAACCGGGCTCCATGACCCAGCTGCCCCTCAGTCGACTCGAGGTGCCAGCCACATCGCCGACCCGGAGTGTCGTGGCCGCCTGA
- a CDS encoding CYTH domain-containing protein, protein MGLEIERRFLVTDDGWTSHAGPPQPLRQGYLASSAEGITVRMRLRGEDQAWLTLKASADPSGIARHEFEYGIPVSDAEDLWRLAPHRLEKIRYALDLPGGEWVVDCFAEANAPLVLAEVELTRADDALEIPAWCGREVTGQARWSNAVLASDPLQSWGAEERQLWGFR, encoded by the coding sequence ATGGGTCTGGAGATCGAGCGCCGCTTTCTGGTCACGGATGATGGCTGGACATCCCACGCCGGGCCCCCTCAGCCTCTGCGGCAGGGATATCTGGCCTCCAGTGCCGAGGGCATCACGGTGCGCATGCGTCTGAGGGGTGAGGATCAGGCCTGGCTGACCCTCAAGGCTTCAGCGGATCCAAGTGGGATCGCGCGTCATGAATTTGAGTACGGCATCCCCGTCTCTGATGCCGAGGATCTGTGGCGGCTCGCGCCTCATCGGCTCGAAAAAATCCGGTATGCCCTCGATCTTCCAGGTGGGGAGTGGGTGGTCGACTGTTTTGCAGAAGCCAATGCCCCCCTGGTGCTGGCCGAAGTGGAGCTGACGCGGGCGGATGACGCTCTGGAGATCCCGGCCTGGTGCGGCAGGGAGGTGACGGGACAGGCCCGTTGGTCCAATGCCGTCCTCGCCAGCGACCCGCTGCAGAGTTGGGGTGCTGAGGAGAGGCAGCTCTGGGGATTCCGCTGA
- a CDS encoding LysR family transcriptional regulator — protein sequence MADLPFTLDQLRILRAIVSEGSFKKAADSLYVTQPAVSLQIQNLEKQLEVSLFDRGGRKAQLTEAGHLLLSYCDRILSQCHEACRALDDLHNLRGGSLIVGASQTTGTYLMPRMIGLFRQKYPDVAVQLQVHSTRRTGWSVANGQIDLAIIGGELPPELNELLQVVPYASDELALVLPVKHPLARLVELTKEDLYRLGFVCLDAQSTTRKMVDQLLARSGLDVQRLRIEMELNSLEAIKNAVQAGLGAAFVPVVSIERELAAGTIHRPVVADLQVRRQLKLISHPARYCSRASAAFRQDVLPVFASPDSPLRQIKQPAVPVVQN from the coding sequence ATGGCCGATCTGCCGTTCACGCTTGATCAGCTGCGCATCCTGCGGGCGATCGTCAGCGAGGGCAGCTTCAAGAAGGCCGCGGACAGTCTTTACGTCACGCAACCGGCTGTCAGCCTGCAGATTCAGAACCTCGAGAAGCAGCTGGAGGTGTCTCTGTTCGATCGGGGCGGACGCAAGGCCCAGCTCACCGAGGCCGGTCACCTGTTGCTGAGCTACTGCGATCGCATCCTCAGCCAGTGCCATGAGGCCTGCCGCGCCCTCGATGACCTCCACAACCTCAGGGGGGGGTCGCTGATCGTCGGCGCCAGCCAGACCACGGGGACCTATCTGATGCCGCGGATGATCGGTCTTTTCCGTCAGAAGTATCCCGATGTGGCGGTGCAGCTGCAGGTCCACAGCACCCGCCGCACCGGCTGGAGCGTGGCCAACGGTCAGATCGACCTGGCGATCATCGGCGGAGAGTTGCCGCCGGAACTGAACGAGCTGCTGCAGGTTGTGCCTTATGCCAGCGACGAGCTGGCGCTGGTGCTGCCGGTGAAGCACCCCCTGGCCCGTCTCGTGGAGCTCACCAAGGAAGATCTCTACCGCCTCGGGTTCGTGTGCCTGGATGCTCAGTCCACCACCCGAAAGATGGTGGATCAGCTGCTGGCCCGCTCAGGCCTCGATGTGCAGAGACTGCGGATTGAGATGGAGCTCAATTCACTGGAGGCGATCAAGAATGCCGTTCAGGCTGGTCTCGGCGCCGCCTTCGTGCCTGTGGTGTCGATCGAGCGGGAGCTCGCCGCCGGAACGATTCACCGTCCGGTGGTGGCCGATCTGCAGGTGCGCCGTCAGTTGAAGCTGATCAGCCATCCAGCCCGCTACTGCTCGCGTGCCTCTGCGGCCTTCCGGCAGGACGTGCTGCCCGTGTTCGCCAGTCCGGACAGCCCGCTGAGGCAGATCAAGCAGCCTGCTGTTCCGGTGGTTCAGAACTGA
- a CDS encoding NnrU family protein — protein sequence MTDHHSSLVMLVLLLLFALIHSGGAALRSRAEERIGARAWRLIFAAVSIPSAVVVIGWFLAHRYDGIRLWNLQGVPGMVPLVWIGTAISFLFLYPATYNLLEIPAVLKPQVRLYATGIIRISRHPQAVGQILWCVTHALWIGSSFMLVTCVGLIGHHLFAVWHGDRRLRARFGEAFEELKASTSVVPFLAVLDGRQPLAWSEFLRPAQLGIVIAVGVFWWAHRFISTAAASVRNSALESLLG from the coding sequence ATGACCGATCACCACAGCAGCCTGGTGATGCTGGTGCTGCTGCTGCTCTTCGCCCTGATCCACAGTGGCGGCGCTGCGCTCCGCAGCCGGGCGGAAGAGCGCATCGGAGCCCGGGCCTGGCGATTGATCTTCGCGGCCGTGAGCATTCCATCCGCCGTGGTGGTGATCGGCTGGTTCCTGGCGCATCGCTACGACGGCATCCGCCTCTGGAATCTTCAGGGGGTCCCTGGAATGGTCCCGCTGGTGTGGATCGGCACGGCCATCAGCTTCCTGTTTCTCTACCCCGCGACGTACAACCTGCTGGAGATTCCGGCGGTGCTGAAACCGCAGGTTCGCCTCTACGCCACAGGGATCATCCGCATCTCCCGGCACCCCCAGGCGGTGGGACAGATCCTCTGGTGCGTGACCCATGCCCTGTGGATCGGCAGCAGTTTCATGCTTGTCACCTGCGTCGGGCTGATCGGACATCATTTATTCGCCGTCTGGCACGGCGATCGCCGTCTGCGCGCCCGCTTCGGCGAAGCGTTCGAGGAGCTGAAGGCCAGCACGTCGGTGGTGCCTTTTCTGGCTGTGCTGGACGGACGCCAGCCTCTGGCCTGGAGCGAATTTCTCCGCCCCGCGCAGCTCGGCATCGTGATCGCGGTAGGCGTGTTCTGGTGGGCCCACCGCTTCATCTCCACGGCAGCGGCATCGGTGCGCAACTCAGCACTCGAGAGTCTGCTGGGCTGA
- a CDS encoding methylenetetrahydrofolate reductase, translating to MTTALQRTLQAGNLAITAEVMPPRGGDASHTLAMADCLKGRVHAVNVTDGSRAVMRMSSLAVCRLLLEKGLEPVLQLACRDRNRIALQGDLLGAHALGIHNLLCLTGDPVRAGDQADARPVNEFESVKLLRQVSAFNSGEDPVQGTLADGATQLFAGCAADPQSRSWSGLQRRLQRKHDAGARFVQTQMVMDAAALERFQRELAGPLQLPVLAGVFLLKSAKNARFINRVVPGACIPDDLIARLEAAADPAMEGVAIAAEQVKRYLGIVQGVHLMAIKAEQRIPLILDQAGISISSLPG from the coding sequence TTGACGACGGCGCTGCAGCGCACGCTCCAAGCAGGGAATCTGGCGATCACCGCTGAGGTGATGCCTCCCCGCGGTGGGGATGCCTCTCACACGCTGGCCATGGCGGATTGCCTGAAAGGGCGGGTGCACGCTGTGAATGTCACCGACGGAAGCAGGGCGGTGATGCGGATGAGCAGCCTTGCCGTGTGCAGGCTGCTGCTGGAGAAAGGCCTGGAGCCTGTGCTCCAGCTGGCTTGCCGGGATCGCAACCGCATCGCTTTGCAGGGGGATCTGCTGGGGGCCCATGCCCTTGGGATCCACAACCTTCTCTGTCTCACCGGTGATCCGGTGCGGGCCGGCGACCAGGCCGATGCACGTCCGGTCAATGAGTTCGAGTCGGTGAAGCTGCTGCGTCAGGTGTCCGCCTTCAACAGCGGAGAGGATCCGGTCCAGGGAACCCTGGCGGATGGAGCCACCCAGCTGTTCGCGGGCTGTGCGGCCGACCCCCAGTCGCGCAGCTGGAGCGGGCTGCAGCGGAGGCTTCAGCGCAAGCACGATGCCGGTGCCCGCTTCGTTCAGACCCAGATGGTGATGGACGCAGCTGCGCTGGAGCGGTTCCAGCGGGAGCTGGCTGGTCCGTTGCAGTTGCCTGTCCTGGCCGGGGTTTTCCTGCTGAAGTCAGCCAAGAACGCCCGCTTCATCAACCGCGTCGTGCCAGGTGCCTGCATCCCGGACGATCTGATCGCTCGCCTCGAAGCGGCGGCTGATCCGGCGATGGAGGGGGTGGCGATCGCCGCCGAACAGGTGAAGCGTTATCTGGGCATCGTTCAGGGGGTCCACCTGATGGCGATCAAAGCCGAGCAGCGGATCCCGCTGATCCTTGATCAGGCCGGCATCAGCATCAGCTCGCTGCCGGGGTGA
- a CDS encoding NDP-sugar synthase: MKAMILAAGKGTRVQPITHVIPKPMIPILQKPVMEFLLELLKEHGFKEVMVNVSHLAEEIENYFRDGQRFGVEIAYSFEGCIEDGELIGNAMGSAGGLKKIQDFQNFFDDTFVVLCGDALIDLDLTEAVRRHREKGALASLVTKRVPKDQVSSYGVVVTDEKDRISHFQEKPKVEEALSDTINTGIYIFEPQIFEHIPSGVSFDIGSDLFPKLAEIGAPFYAIPMDFEWVDIGKVPDYWQAIRSVLLGEVRQVGIPGKEVSPGVYTGLNVAANWDKIHVQGPVYVGGMTKIEDGATIIGPSMIGPSCHICEGAVVDNSIIFDYSRIGAGVQLLEKLVFGRYCVGKDGNHFDLQEAALDWLITDARRQDLVEPSPQQKAMAELLGTDLTPAAS; this comes from the coding sequence ATGAAGGCGATGATCCTGGCGGCTGGCAAGGGAACCAGGGTTCAACCGATCACCCATGTGATCCCGAAGCCGATGATCCCGATCCTGCAGAAGCCGGTGATGGAGTTTCTGCTTGAACTGCTCAAGGAGCACGGTTTCAAGGAGGTGATGGTCAATGTGTCGCACCTGGCCGAGGAGATCGAGAATTATTTCCGGGACGGTCAACGCTTCGGGGTGGAGATCGCGTACAGCTTTGAAGGCTGCATCGAGGACGGCGAACTGATCGGCAACGCCATGGGCTCCGCCGGAGGACTCAAGAAGATCCAGGACTTCCAGAACTTCTTTGATGACACCTTTGTGGTGCTCTGCGGGGATGCATTGATCGACCTGGACCTCACTGAAGCGGTTCGGCGGCATCGTGAAAAAGGAGCGCTGGCCAGCCTGGTGACCAAGCGGGTGCCGAAGGACCAGGTGAGCAGCTACGGCGTTGTGGTGACGGACGAGAAGGACCGCATCTCACACTTCCAGGAGAAGCCGAAGGTCGAGGAGGCCCTCAGCGACACCATCAACACCGGCATCTACATTTTCGAGCCCCAGATCTTCGAACACATCCCCTCCGGTGTGTCCTTCGACATCGGCTCGGATCTGTTCCCGAAACTGGCCGAAATCGGAGCGCCGTTCTACGCGATCCCGATGGACTTCGAATGGGTGGACATCGGCAAGGTCCCCGACTACTGGCAGGCGATCCGCAGCGTGCTGCTGGGTGAAGTGCGTCAGGTGGGCATCCCCGGAAAGGAAGTCAGCCCAGGGGTTTACACCGGTCTCAACGTGGCGGCCAACTGGGACAAGATTCATGTTCAGGGCCCCGTCTATGTGGGGGGCATGACCAAGATCGAGGATGGCGCGACGATCATCGGGCCGTCGATGATCGGGCCCAGCTGCCACATCTGCGAGGGCGCTGTGGTCGATAACTCGATCATCTTTGATTACTCCCGCATCGGAGCTGGGGTGCAGTTGTTGGAAAAGCTGGTGTTCGGTCGTTATTGCGTCGGCAAGGACGGCAACCACTTCGATCTGCAGGAAGCAGCCCTGGACTGGTTGATCACCGATGCCCGCCGACAGGACCTGGTGGAGCCCTCCCCGCAGCAGAAAGCGATGGCGGAACTGCTCGGAACCGACCTCACCCCGGCAGCGAGCTGA
- a CDS encoding helix-turn-helix transcriptional regulator — MSSADATDPLKIALSGREIEIIELVAEGLTNQEIADRLTISKRTVDNHVSNVFTKTGSKNRVALLNWAMDNGKICRDGFNCCALPDAESLGS; from the coding sequence ATGTCATCCGCCGACGCTACGGATCCCCTCAAGATCGCCCTGTCCGGTCGGGAGATCGAAATCATTGAACTGGTGGCGGAAGGGCTGACAAACCAGGAAATCGCCGATCGACTGACGATCAGCAAACGCACGGTCGACAACCACGTCAGCAACGTCTTCACGAAGACCGGATCCAAGAACCGCGTGGCGCTGCTGAACTGGGCGATGGACAACGGCAAGATCTGCCGCGATGGATTCAATTGCTGTGCCCTTCCAGATGCCGAGTCCCTCGGATCCTGA
- a CDS encoding NAD(P)H-quinone oxidoreductase subunit 5: MSTAAELAWLIPVLPLLGAVITGLGLISFNRTINRLRKPVALLLISCVGAAAVLSYAVLADQLAGAAPVEHLFIWASAGSFSLPMGYVVDSLGAVMLALVTTIALLVMVYSHGYMAHDKGYVRFFTYLALFSSSMLGLIISPNLLEIYVFWELVGMCSYLLVGFWYDRDGAAHAAQKAFVVNRVGDFGLLLGILGLFWATGSFDFQGIADGLQQGLANGSVAPWAALLLCLLVFMGPMAKSAQFPLHVWLPDAMEGPTPISALIHAATMVAAGVFLVARLEPLYIQFPSVQLVVAVVGTITCFLGASIALTQMDLKKGLAYSTVSQLGYMMLAMGCGAPVAGMFHLVTHAFFKAMLFLGSGSVIHAMEDVVGHEPILAQDMRLMGGLRRKMPITAITFLIGCIAISGIPPLAGFWSKDEILGQAFNSYPVLWLVGFLTAGMTAFYMFRLYFLTFEGEFRGEDQQLQAELMAAAGQSLDTDHAHHAGSLHESPWSMTLPLAVLAVPSVVIGLVGTPWNSRFAGLLNPEEAAEMAEQFSWEEFLPLAGASVAISAAGITIAVLAYALHRIDLGSAVAARVPSLNAFLANKWYLDAINEKLFVRGSRKLAREVLEVDAKVVDGVVNLTGLLTLGSGEGLKYLENGRAQFYALIVFAGVIALVVLFGVLGAPTA, encoded by the coding sequence ATGTCCACGGCCGCCGAACTCGCCTGGCTGATCCCTGTTCTGCCCCTGCTGGGGGCTGTGATCACCGGTCTCGGACTGATCAGTTTCAACCGCACCATCAACAGGCTGCGCAAGCCGGTGGCACTGTTGCTGATCAGCTGTGTCGGTGCAGCGGCAGTCCTCAGCTATGCCGTTCTCGCCGATCAGCTGGCCGGTGCCGCTCCGGTGGAACATCTCTTCATCTGGGCCAGCGCCGGCAGCTTCAGCCTGCCGATGGGGTACGTGGTGGATTCGCTCGGCGCCGTGATGCTGGCCCTGGTGACCACCATCGCTCTGCTGGTGATGGTCTATTCCCATGGCTACATGGCCCACGACAAGGGCTATGTCCGCTTCTTCACCTACCTGGCCCTGTTCAGCAGCTCGATGCTCGGGCTGATCATCAGCCCGAACCTGCTGGAGATCTATGTGTTCTGGGAGCTGGTGGGCATGTGTTCCTATCTGCTTGTCGGGTTCTGGTACGACCGCGACGGTGCAGCCCACGCCGCGCAGAAGGCCTTCGTGGTGAACCGGGTCGGTGACTTCGGTCTGTTGCTCGGGATCCTCGGCTTGTTCTGGGCCACCGGCAGTTTCGATTTCCAGGGCATCGCCGATGGTCTTCAACAGGGACTGGCCAACGGCAGCGTCGCCCCATGGGCTGCTCTGCTGCTCTGCCTGCTGGTGTTCATGGGGCCGATGGCCAAATCGGCGCAGTTTCCACTGCACGTCTGGCTGCCGGATGCCATGGAGGGACCCACTCCCATCTCGGCCCTGATCCATGCAGCGACGATGGTGGCAGCGGGCGTCTTCCTTGTGGCCCGACTGGAACCCCTCTACATCCAGTTCCCGAGTGTCCAGCTGGTGGTGGCAGTGGTCGGGACGATCACCTGCTTCCTGGGGGCTTCGATCGCCCTCACCCAGATGGATCTCAAGAAAGGGCTGGCCTACAGCACCGTGTCCCAGCTGGGCTACATGATGCTGGCGATGGGATGCGGCGCCCCTGTGGCCGGCATGTTCCACCTGGTGACCCACGCCTTCTTCAAGGCGATGCTGTTCCTGGGTTCAGGCTCCGTGATCCACGCCATGGAGGACGTGGTCGGGCACGAACCGATCCTGGCGCAGGACATGCGACTGATGGGCGGACTGCGCCGCAAGATGCCGATCACGGCGATCACCTTTCTGATCGGCTGCATCGCCATCAGCGGCATCCCGCCTCTGGCGGGCTTCTGGAGCAAGGACGAGATCCTCGGTCAGGCCTTCAACAGCTACCCAGTGCTGTGGCTGGTGGGATTCCTGACCGCTGGAATGACCGCCTTCTACATGTTCCGGCTGTACTTCCTCACCTTCGAGGGGGAGTTCCGCGGGGAAGATCAGCAGTTGCAGGCTGAGCTGATGGCGGCCGCTGGTCAGTCCCTCGATACGGACCACGCTCACCATGCGGGCAGCCTGCATGAGTCCCCTTGGTCGATGACGCTGCCTCTGGCCGTGCTCGCGGTGCCCTCGGTGGTGATCGGACTGGTGGGCACTCCCTGGAACAGCCGCTTCGCCGGACTGCTCAATCCCGAGGAAGCGGCCGAGATGGCCGAACAGTTCAGCTGGGAGGAATTCCTGCCTCTGGCAGGAGCCTCCGTGGCGATCTCCGCGGCCGGCATCACGATCGCCGTGCTGGCTTACGCCCTGCACCGCATCGATCTCGGATCAGCTGTTGCAGCGCGGGTGCCCAGCCTCAATGCCTTCCTGGCCAACAAGTGGTATCTCGATGCGATCAACGAGAAGTTGTTCGTGCGAGGGAGCCGAAAACTGGCCCGTGAGGTGCTGGAAGTGGACGCCAAGGTGGTGGACGGCGTTGTGAACCTCACCGGCCTGCTCACCCTGGGCAGTGGTGAGGGACTGAAGTATCTCGAGAATGGCCGCGCTCAGTTCTATGCCCTGATCGTGTTCGCCGGAGTGATCGCCCTGGTGGTGCTTTTCGGTGTTCTCGGAGCTCCAACGGCCTGA
- a CDS encoding lipopolysaccharide assembly protein LapA domain-containing protein produces the protein MRQINFGLIFAFGLLMVFFTLENTEPTTVHILPGVNHTLPLAGLLLLVAGIGAISAWFFAAWTGMLNNVEQFSKASEFEAQQVRIQELETDLNRYRSTVETQLGLLPATTVSSSSQDDEPGVAD, from the coding sequence ATGCGCCAGATCAATTTCGGCCTGATCTTCGCCTTTGGCCTGCTGATGGTGTTCTTCACCCTGGAGAACACCGAGCCAACAACAGTCCACATCCTTCCAGGGGTGAATCACACCCTGCCTCTGGCGGGGCTCCTGCTGCTCGTGGCCGGAATCGGAGCGATCTCCGCCTGGTTCTTCGCTGCCTGGACCGGAATGCTCAACAACGTGGAGCAGTTCAGCAAGGCCAGCGAATTCGAAGCCCAGCAGGTGCGCATCCAGGAACTGGAAACCGATCTGAACCGCTACCGCTCAACAGTGGAAACACAGCTGGGTCTGCTGCCTGCCACCACCGTGAGCAGCAGCAGCCAGGACGATGAGCCCGGCGTTGCCGATTGA
- a CDS encoding DUF3172 domain-containing protein, producing MNRSRYDRGPRDSRDPRDSRYDRYPPGARDRAGYGRPPAPGGGPGGGGPGFSFNTLTAAVLAGVLIVGIGIGSAVTSTTQGDQGNIASSQQLDMAVPDPEFCRQWGASAFVMDIEMYTTLNPSSSFVTQPTLQPGCVIRRENWSVLRKEGAITSDQERECKQRMNTFAYIGSVRDKPIVRCVYQTDISQNRFLTKGVADDTVGLTPEADQF from the coding sequence GTGAACCGGTCGCGTTACGACAGGGGGCCACGGGACAGTCGCGATCCACGGGACAGCCGTTACGACCGCTATCCGCCTGGGGCTCGTGACCGAGCCGGCTACGGGCGCCCGCCCGCTCCGGGAGGCGGCCCTGGAGGCGGCGGTCCGGGTTTCAGTTTCAACACCCTCACCGCGGCTGTTCTGGCCGGGGTGCTGATCGTGGGCATCGGCATCGGCAGTGCCGTCACCAGCACCACACAGGGAGATCAGGGCAACATCGCCAGCAGTCAGCAGCTGGACATGGCCGTGCCCGATCCGGAGTTCTGCCGTCAGTGGGGTGCGAGCGCCTTCGTGATGGATATCGAGATGTACACGACTCTCAACCCATCCAGCAGCTTCGTCACCCAGCCGACCCTGCAGCCCGGATGCGTGATCCGTCGGGAGAACTGGTCCGTGCTGCGCAAGGAGGGAGCGATCACCTCTGACCAGGAGCGGGAGTGCAAACAACGGATGAACACGTTCGCCTACATCGGCTCGGTCAGGGACAAGCCCATCGTCCGTTGCGTCTACCAGACAGACATCAGCCAGAACCGTTTCCTCACCAAGGGTGTGGCGGATGACACGGTCGGCTTGACCCCCGAGGCGGATCAGTTCTGA